A single region of the Kocuria rosea genome encodes:
- a CDS encoding phosphotransferase, protein MTLHLPDSWESLPALAAVLDPGRLTELFGHQLGGPLRTSHLRYKPGVSVVARVDAGTTGAVHWVAAYAPAGDGRDKLEKVLARAARDGRPAPVLVADVPGRPGHRLAVGTIGTDPELRRALAVLGPDRARRLGQPGDPARLLRYNPRRRAVLTGADSGGAGRVTKLTAGPAPADPVLLTRLAAAGIPVLAPVPVPGLPVSPHVLHYPWFGDGDLAARAAAPDGPGPGTGPGGPVLEAAAAAGTALAQLHERGPALLGSARVGAPLDAGRKLRSLAADLSALDRRSGVRCARTGRAVAEALADRTGAPVRMLHGDFSADQVLVRGDGGPGAPELRLADLDRIRTGTAADDLGSFLAVELLGPGAEQPPAAAEELSLTGALLRGYGSGAALPPWPAILAWAAFHVLARSMEPFRSAAADWRERTDRRIELAQRLVDQAQRAPVTPTLAPEPVPSAPGAPPSVPRGAVPADRVPAGPVPAGGDPVHVVDSGSGHVPRTRPVRVPETVPDADGRPLRVRRAWPADGTRLVLELEDEHGRVRAGEAAPGAGRPWAVRVLPHGEDPRLPGLAAAAAAGGRVVVHRHRRRAVVGTPDRFVKFLARGRAARVAELSDRLHGLGTAAGFAVPAVLARAEDRVEFSVLPGRSLHELGAAGRNDAYRAAWAEWARCWPALATAAPGTEPLPAHTAEDEARTLARWAGRLEAFPGLLEAPPGAVAARARRIGAELSALPADRRGRVVLHRDLHDQQLLFDGARLGLLDFDTAALGEPELDLANLSVHLELRAAQGLLDPALRAAGQEAVTAVARVLGADPGRVAVHAEATRLRLACVYAFRPRWRAVAQDLLDGLRS, encoded by the coding sequence GTGACGCTGCACCTGCCCGACTCCTGGGAGAGCCTGCCCGCGCTCGCCGCGGTCCTCGACCCCGGCCGGCTCACCGAGCTCTTCGGCCACCAGCTCGGCGGCCCGCTGCGCACCAGCCACCTGCGCTACAAGCCCGGCGTCTCGGTCGTGGCCCGCGTGGACGCCGGGACCACGGGCGCGGTGCACTGGGTCGCCGCCTACGCCCCCGCCGGGGACGGGCGGGACAAGCTCGAGAAGGTCCTGGCCCGCGCCGCGCGGGACGGCCGGCCGGCGCCCGTGCTGGTCGCGGACGTGCCGGGACGCCCCGGTCACCGTCTGGCCGTGGGGACGATCGGCACGGACCCCGAGCTGCGGCGCGCGCTCGCCGTGCTCGGGCCGGACCGGGCCCGGCGGCTCGGGCAGCCGGGGGACCCCGCCCGGCTGCTGCGCTACAACCCCCGCCGCCGCGCGGTCCTCACGGGCGCCGACAGCGGCGGGGCCGGCCGGGTCACGAAGCTCACCGCCGGCCCCGCCCCCGCGGACCCGGTGCTGCTGACCCGGCTCGCCGCCGCCGGGATCCCGGTGCTCGCCCCGGTGCCCGTCCCCGGCCTCCCCGTGTCACCGCACGTGCTGCACTACCCCTGGTTCGGGGACGGCGACCTCGCGGCCCGCGCCGCGGCCCCGGACGGCCCAGGCCCCGGCACCGGACCCGGAGGGCCCGTGCTCGAGGCCGCCGCCGCCGCGGGCACGGCACTGGCGCAGCTGCACGAGCGCGGACCGGCGCTCCTCGGCTCCGCACGGGTCGGCGCCCCCCTGGACGCGGGCCGGAAGCTGCGCTCGCTGGCCGCCGACCTGTCCGCCCTCGACCGGCGGTCGGGCGTCCGCTGCGCCCGGACCGGCCGGGCCGTGGCCGAGGCCCTGGCGGACCGCACCGGGGCCCCCGTGCGGATGCTGCACGGGGACTTCTCCGCGGACCAGGTGCTCGTGCGCGGCGACGGGGGCCCGGGGGCGCCGGAGCTCCGGCTCGCCGACCTCGACCGGATCCGCACCGGCACGGCGGCCGACGACCTCGGCAGCTTCCTCGCCGTGGAGCTCCTCGGCCCGGGCGCCGAACAGCCCCCCGCCGCAGCCGAGGAGCTGTCCCTGACGGGCGCCCTGCTGCGCGGGTACGGGTCCGGGGCGGCGCTGCCGCCGTGGCCCGCGATCCTGGCCTGGGCCGCGTTCCACGTCCTCGCCCGGAGCATGGAGCCCTTCCGCTCGGCCGCCGCCGACTGGCGGGAGCGCACGGACCGGCGGATCGAGCTCGCGCAGCGGCTGGTGGATCAGGCGCAGCGGGCGCCGGTGACCCCCACGCTCGCGCCGGAGCCCGTGCCGTCCGCGCCGGGCGCCCCGCCGTCCGTGCCGCGCGGCGCCGTGCCCGCCGACCGTGTGCCCGCCGGCCCCGTGCCCGCCGGCGGGGATCCGGTGCACGTCGTGGACTCCGGCAGTGGGCACGTCCCGCGGACCCGCCCCGTGCGCGTGCCGGAGACCGTGCCGGACGCCGACGGGCGGCCGCTGCGGGTGCGCCGCGCCTGGCCGGCGGACGGCACCCGGCTCGTGCTCGAGCTCGAGGACGAGCACGGACGCGTCCGCGCGGGCGAGGCGGCCCCCGGCGCGGGGCGGCCGTGGGCCGTCCGCGTCCTGCCCCACGGCGAGGACCCCCGCCTCCCGGGACTCGCCGCGGCGGCCGCGGCCGGCGGCCGGGTGGTCGTGCACCGGCACCGCCGGCGGGCGGTGGTCGGCACCCCGGACCGCTTCGTCAAGTTCCTGGCCCGCGGCCGGGCCGCCCGGGTCGCCGAGCTGTCCGACCGGCTCCACGGGCTGGGCACGGCGGCGGGCTTCGCCGTGCCCGCTGTCCTGGCCCGGGCCGAGGACCGGGTCGAGTTCTCCGTGCTGCCCGGCCGGAGCCTGCACGAGCTGGGGGCCGCGGGACGGAACGACGCCTACCGTGCCGCCTGGGCGGAGTGGGCGCGGTGCTGGCCGGCCCTGGCCACCGCCGCGCCGGGCACGGAGCCGCTGCCCGCGCACACGGCCGAGGACGAGGCCCGCACGCTGGCCCGCTGGGCCGGCCGGCTCGAGGCGTTCCCGGGTCTGCTCGAGGCCCCGCCGGGGGCGGTCGCCGCACGGGCACGGCGGATCGGGGCGGAGCTCTCGGCCCTGCCCGCCGACCGGCGGGGCCGGGTCGTGCTGCACCGGGACCTGCACGACCAGCAGCTGCTCTTCGACGGCGCACGGCTGGGGCTCCTGGACTTCGACACCGCGGCCCTCGGCGAGCCCGAGCTCGACCTCGCGAACCTCTCCGTGCACCTGGAGCTGCGCGCGGCGCAGGGCCTGCTCGACCCCGCGCTCCGGGCGGCGGGACAGGAGGCCGTGACCGCGGTGGCCCGGGTGCTGGGCGCCGACCCCGGCCGTGTCGCCGTGCACGCCGAGGCGACCCGGCTGCGGCTCGCCTGCGTCTACGCGTTCCGCCCGCGGTGGCGCGCTGTGGCGCAGGACCTGCTCGACGGGCTGCGTTCCTGA